One Kribbella sp. NBC_00662 genomic region harbors:
- the rodA gene encoding rod shape-determining protein RodA — MALLTPIRMRSRMDRRSTVWQVDWVLVLGVVALSFLGAMLIWSATHNRTSLTDGNQYAFLVRHALNFAIGLILAVGAAVTDHRRVRILAPVLYAASIVGLILVLVPGVGSTINGSRSWIQLPFMSIQPSEFAKLAVIVGMALLIAEKGETDRNENARTVDVAQAVGVAAVPVILVMLQPDLGTVMVLGSIVFGIIAVSGVPKRWMLGLLTAGVLVAAIAIKLHILKQYQISRFIAFAHPSSDPQGIGYNVNQARIAIGNGGVFGQGLFHGGQTQNAFVPEQHTDFVFTVAGEELGLIGAGAIIVLFAVILFRGLRIAINARDAFGRLVATGIVCWFAFQAFENIGMTLGIMPVTGLPLPFVSYGGSSMFACLLAVGLLQNIHLRSHRY, encoded by the coding sequence ATGGCACTACTGACTCCGATCCGGATGCGATCGCGGATGGACCGGCGGTCGACCGTGTGGCAGGTGGACTGGGTCCTCGTGCTCGGCGTGGTCGCGCTGTCGTTCCTCGGCGCGATGCTGATCTGGTCCGCGACCCACAACCGCACCTCGCTGACCGACGGGAACCAGTACGCGTTCCTGGTCCGGCACGCCTTGAACTTCGCGATCGGCCTGATCCTCGCGGTCGGCGCTGCCGTCACCGATCACCGCCGGGTCCGCATCCTCGCCCCGGTCCTGTACGCCGCCTCGATCGTCGGACTGATCCTGGTCCTCGTGCCGGGCGTCGGGTCGACGATCAACGGGTCCCGGTCGTGGATCCAGTTGCCGTTCATGTCGATCCAGCCGAGCGAGTTCGCCAAACTCGCGGTGATCGTCGGGATGGCGCTGCTGATCGCGGAGAAGGGCGAGACCGACCGCAACGAGAACGCCCGTACCGTCGACGTCGCGCAGGCCGTCGGGGTCGCCGCCGTGCCGGTGATCCTGGTGATGCTGCAGCCCGACCTCGGCACGGTGATGGTGCTCGGCTCGATCGTGTTCGGGATCATCGCGGTCTCCGGCGTACCGAAACGCTGGATGCTCGGTCTGCTCACCGCTGGCGTGCTGGTCGCGGCGATCGCGATCAAGCTGCACATCCTGAAGCAGTACCAGATCTCGCGCTTCATCGCGTTCGCGCACCCGTCGTCGGATCCGCAGGGCATCGGGTACAACGTGAACCAGGCCCGGATCGCGATCGGCAACGGTGGGGTGTTCGGCCAGGGCCTGTTCCACGGCGGCCAGACCCAGAACGCGTTCGTCCCCGAACAGCACACCGACTTCGTCTTCACGGTCGCGGGGGAGGAGCTCGGGCTGATCGGCGCCGGCGCGATCATCGTGCTGTTCGCGGTGATCCTGTTCCGCGGGCTGCGGATCGCGATCAACGCCCGGGACGCGTTCGGCCGGCTGGTCGCGACCGGGATCGTCTGCTGGTTCGCGTTCCAGGCGTTCGAGAACATCGGCATGACGCTCGGCATCATGCCGGTCACCGGCCTCCCGCTGCCGTTCGTGTCGTACGGCGGTTCCTCGATGTTCGCCTGCCTGCTCGCGGTCGGCCTGCTGCAGAACATCCACCTCAGGTCCCACCGCTACTGA